One Clupea harengus chromosome 3, Ch_v2.0.2, whole genome shotgun sequence DNA window includes the following coding sequences:
- the cep152 gene encoding centrosomal protein of 152 kDa isoform X2, whose amino-acid sequence MSIDFDSNALQTQHEEEEEEEYDQEDYAREQELHKLLTDLPDDMLEDSRDSSLAELDDSPCGNHGNTNRPQHVRNGQTQWTNQQRPPITEETYLDNYEDEGSYHQDYSYENGHAPLPQGGREGYPYSSMGLEESSCTNDFSTERGYEQEPYSPSKLSNNVPNYNQHRNHFQNVDGGGTAETADHYKATYQPHQPVQMFNPESLQNGHLQNGLHENGLHQNGLHQNGHFEQLQREFLDSRQNTQEGQQLAQLQVLHQAQARQLEEQELKQDDGKRRIRFLEHQLAIVKDEKEGLAVTLKESSRVLEENQSREAQLQASLKTLEHQIHTLTERDQESQKKQRVAEAAVASLQQQMMEMCRSDTLTRTREQHDRDLHTVREQHDARVLSLQQMLDTHTHALQEQTELGQRLREQVRQLERQREEEHVERASVINALTKRLEDSQKQCAKLLHAGGVQEMTRMQMRLQQAQSAKTMSEEMNKALQEELNDLKDQIRLYDAAVKHKAISLDSGGDWDNQLSDSYAQLGIKKVNWKNAHLHSTPAQGQGEGVDGGEVVRELRAELQRSLASLKDKRQRISQLQQDLHTSQDQLQQLQHDSTHSSTKLSPKPPEAVDRLAAAVAASPSELALLQEERQHLQDKVEALERRNKEMKLGEEKVKAANSELCSKMREMIQELDQEKQEAEKRHERTQQQFRDDVVMRVRSELTQQHQAQMEELRAQQQQQTQDLEAKLCEVQEEMGAVQECYISVCKEKSRLEEVLTNRAEEETKTQLQSERAVEQLRADLQCEHQGELSRLRSQWEGELQERIQSSVSSAKLSWQQEKEEVEQAWSLRLERAVEEERRLRAALTQEGSCQTEVPGVSREEVEAQLQEQRERLQRETQEQRERRQREAQEEQVAAVEEAVKRTHRELQQKHLKEVARHMEGALSRAHGRWLEELPTHPEYRASLQAERSQWDREQVQHTHTQISAAVKAAEDQWQESVQADRAELERSRETIGQLQEEVRSLQEEVRSLGAQLELSQEQQETLMGVELAAARAAWTREQQEETSRLQNQHQNQLDQQRAQLEQNLQQGSEEKLRRVLKETQERHENKILQIHQDSSAECSGGRCVSKHCSETSARLQKKSHELQKHLEKACRQLQQMARDHRTAMHTLTEEHEEVLRQEREARAKAVEEAQRSAQDAAHGDQRSLQAGLEEMKEQYTGAVEKIRGDMLRYLQDSKERAAELIRVEVQQERQETTRRMRRYYLACLQELLKDGGHSNGAEKKIINAASKLAAMAKVLETPVTKKKLSKSPTAQGWSSAGETNSSSLPAQTPRLPCGLAPASESRDPVGGRPQDPASLRGAPVSSTDPNGRVSAPHRAQPSERLKESKPSAQRSQALLSQKPPIEGAPLPSSSSSSSSSHGGYLSGAGIGDVSLTHVTLRSQRRERHPPQQHPQHPRRTGSDPGRPTGEPYPQAETHRTQEHSFTQEPPVRDGSTGSYLLPHTHTLTSSSSSYLPAHTHTLSSSTGSYLPAHTHSPEVDLFRPLSALGPEFDTCSSFLGESSDSTIYREIVKATKLPLEAGQGPGGRGRLGSKSLFSEMPGFHKDSGFDSPPSQLRKRPT is encoded by the exons CTCTCCAACAACGTGCCGAACTACAACCAGCACAGGAACCATTTCCAG AATGTGGACGGTGGCGGGACAGCGGAAACAGCCGATCATTATAAGGCCACTTACCAGCCCCACCAACCTGTCCAGATGTTCAACCCAGAGAGTCTCCAGAACGGACATCTCCAGAACGGACTCCACGAGAACGGACTCCATCAGAACGGACTCCATCAGAACGGACACTTTGAGCAGCTCCAGCGGGAATTCCTGGACtccagacaga acacgcAAGAGGGGCAGCAGCTAGCCCAGCTCCAGGTGCTGCACCAGGCCCAGgccagacagctggaggagcaggagctcaAGCAGGACGACGGCAAGCGCAGGATCCGCTTCCTGGAGCACCAGCTCGCCATCGTCAAGG atgaaaaGGAGGGTTTGGCAGTGACTCTGAAGGAGTCGTCTCGTGTGCTGGAGGAAAACCAGAGTAGGGAGGCTCAGCTGCAGGCCAGCCTCAAAACCCTGGagcaccagatacacacactcaccgagagggaccaggag agCCAGAAGAAGCAGCGGGTAGCCGAGGCAGCGGTGGCCAGCTTGCAGCAGCAGATGATGGAGATGTGTCGCtccgacacactcacacgcacacgagAGCAGCACGACCGAGACCTCCACACTGTCAGGGAGCAGCACGACGCCAGGGTGCTCAGCCTGCAGCAGAtgctcgacacacacacacatgccctgcaGGAGCAG aCGGAGCTGGGCCAGCGACTGCGTGAGCAGGTGAGGCAGCTGGAGcggcagagggaggaggagcacGTGGAGAGGGCCTCCGTCATCAACGCCCTCACAAAGCGCCTGGAGGACAGCCAGAAGCAGTGCGCCAAGCTGCTGCACGCAG gtGGGGTGCAGGAGATGACTCGGATGCAGATGAGACTGCAGCAGGCCCAGTCTGCCAAGACCATGAGTGAGGAGATGAACAAAGCGCTGcag gaggAGCTTAATGACCTGAAGGATCAGATCAGGCTGTATGATGCTGCTGTGAAACACAAAGCCATCTCATTGGACAGCGGGGGAGACTGGGATAACCAGCTGTCCGACTCCTACGCACAGCTGGGCATCAAGAAGGTCAACTGGAAGAACGCACACCTGCACAG TACCCCGGCGCAGGGCCAGGGGGAGGGTGTGGATGGCGGCGAGGTGGTGCGGGAGCTCCGAGCAGAGCTGCAGCGGAGCCTGGCCAGCCTGAAGGACAAGCGCCAGCGCAtctcccagctgcagcaggacCTGCACACCTCACAGGACCAGCTACAGCAGCTGCAGCACGacagcacacactccagcacCAAGCTCTCAccg AAGCCTCCGGAAGCCGTGGACAGACTAGCCGCGGCGGTGGCAGCGTCTCCCTCAGAGCTGGCTCTACTGCAGGAGGAGCGGCAGCACCTACAGGACAaagtagag gctctGGAGAGGCGTAATAAAGAGATGAAGCTGGGTGAGGAGAAGGTGAAGGCTGCCAACTCTGAGCTGTGCAGCAAGATGAGGGAGATGATCCAGGAGCTGGACCAGGAGAAGCAGGAGGCCgagaagag gcatgagCGGACGCAGCAGCAGTTCCGTGATGACGTGGTGATGCGCGTGCGTTCGGAACTGACTCAGCAGCACCAGGCTCAGATGGAGGAGCTGagagcccagcagcagcagcagacacaggACCTAGA agctAAGCTGTGTGAGGTGCAGGAGGAGATGGGTGCAGTGCAGGAGTGCTACATCTCCGTCTGCAAGGAGAAGAGCCGGCTGGAGGAGGTCCTGACgaacagagcagaggaggag actaaAACACAGCTGCAGAGTGAGCGTGCTGTGGAGCAGCTGCGTGCAGATCTGCAGTGTGAGCACCAGGGGGAGCTGTCGCGCCTCAGGAGCCAGTGGGAGGGAGAGCTGCAGGAGCGGATCCAGAGCAGCGTGTCCTCAGCCAAGCTGAGCTGGCagcaagagaaggaggag GTGGAGCAGGCTTGGTCCCTGCGGCTGGAGCgggcggtggaggaggagaggcggcTGCGGGCAGCGCTGACCCAGGAAGGGAGCTGTCAGACCGAGGTCCCTGGGGTCTCccgggaggaggtggaggcgcagctgcaggagcagagggagcGCCTGCAGCGGGAGACGCAGGAGCAGAGGGAGCGCCGTCAGCGGGAGGcgcaggaggagcaggtggcGGCAGTGGAGGAGGCGGTGAAGCGCACGCATCGGGAGCTCCAGCAGAAGCACCTGAAGGAGGTGGCCAGACAC ATGGAGGGGGCCTTGTCCAGGGCGCACGGCCGCTGGCTGGAGGAGCTGCCCACACACCCGGAGTACAGGGCCAGCCTGCAGGCAGAGAGGAGCCAGTGGGATAGGGAGcaggtgcaacacacacacacacag ATCTCGGCTGCCGTGAAGGCTGCAGAGGACCAATGGCAGGAGAGCGTGCAGGCGGATAGGgcggagctggagaggagcagagagacgaTTGGccagctgcaggaggaggtgcgGTCCCTTCAGGAGGAGGTGCGGTCGCTGGGCGCCCAGCTGGAGCTCtcgcaggagcagcaggagacgCTGATGGGAGTGGAGCTGGCTGCGGCCCGTGCCGCCTGGACcagggagcagcaggaggagaccAGCCGCCTGCAGAACCAGCACCAGAACCAGCTGGACCAGCAGAGAGCCCAGCTGGAGCAGAACCTGCAGCAG GGGAGTGAGGAGAAACTGAGGCGTGTGCTGAAGGAGACGCAGGAGCGACACGAGAACAAGATTCTCCAGATACATCAGG aCTCCTCAGCCGAGTGCTCAGGGGGGCGGTGTGTGAGTAAGCACTGCTCGGAGACGTCCGCCCGGCTGCAGAAGAAGAGCCATGAGCTGCAGAAGCACCTGGAGAAGGCCTGCAGACAGCTGCAGCAGATGGCCAGGGACCACAGGACcgccatgcacacactcacag aggAGCACGAGGAGGTCTTGCGACAGGAGAGGGAAGCCCGTGCCAAGGCAGTGGAGGAGGCCCAAAGATCCGCTCAGGACGC agctCATGGTGATCAGAGGAGCCTTCAGGCTGGcctggaggagatgaaggagcAGTACACCGGTGCAGTGGAGAAGATCAGAG gGGACATGCTGCGGTACCTTCAGGACAGTAAGGAGCGTGCGGCGGAGCTGATCCGTGTTGAGGTGCagcaggagaggcaggagaCGACCAGACGCATGCGCCGCTACTACCTAGCCTGCCTGCAGGAGCTGCTCAAGGACGGGGGGCACAGCAATGG GGCTGAAAAGAAGATCATTAACGCCGCTAGTAAGCTGGCTGCCATGGCCAAAGTCTTGGAAACGCCCGTGACCAAGAAGAAGCTCAGCAAGAGCCCCACAGCtcaag GTTGGTCATCTGCAGGAGAGACGAACTCCAGCAGCCTGCCTGCCCAGACTCCCAGACTCCCCTGTGGCCTCGCCCCTGCCTCTGAGTCTAGAGACCCTGTTGGAGGGCGGCCTCAGGACCCGGCCTCTCTCAGAGGAGCACCAGTCAGCAGCACCGACCCAAACGGCCGTGTCTCGGCCCCACACCGCGCCCAGCCTTCAGAGAGACTGAAGGAGTCCAAACCCTCAGCGCAGAGGTCCCAGGCCCTGCTATCCCAGAAGCCCCCCATAGAGGGCGCTCCCctgccctcctcttcctcctcctcctcctcctcccatggtGGGTACCTGAGTGGAGCAGGTATAGGGGACGTCAGCCTGACCCACGTCACCCTGAGGAGCCAGCGGAGGGAGAGGCaccccccccagcagcacccGCAGCACCCGCGCCGCACAGGGTCGGACCCAGGGAGGCCCACAGGTGAGCCGTACCCGCAGGCTGAGACGCATCGCACCCAGGAGCACAGCTTCACTCAGGAGCCTCCGGTCAGGGATGGGAGCACTGGCTCCTACCtcctcccgcacacacacacactcaccagcagcagcagctcctacctccccgcacacacgcacacgctcagtAGCAGCACTGGCTCCTacctccctgcacacacacactctccagaggTAGACCTGTTCAGGCCACTGTCTGCGCTGGGACCTGAGTTTGACACGTGCAGCAGCTTCCTGGGAGAAAGCAGTGACTCCACCATCTACAGGGAGATCGTGAAGGCGACCAAGCTCCCTCTGGAGGCTGGCCAGGGGCCGGGGGGAAGGGGCAGACTGGGTTCCAAGAGCCTCTTCTCGGAGATGCCAGGGTTTCATAAGGACAGTGGCTTTGACAGCCCTCCCTCCCAGCTGAGGAAGAGACCtacctga